From the genome of Desmospora profundinema, one region includes:
- a CDS encoding cysteine desulfurase family protein → MNPLYFDHGATTPIRSEVRSAMEIIWNETIGNPGSLHDDGQKAADRVEAARSQAAQALGASPREILFTGGGTESNNLAILGAARHPRNNGRHIVTTAVEHPSVLLACRALEKEGFRVTVLPVDRDGLITPQQVEQALTPDTVLVSVMAANNEVGTIQPIAAIGKILRERNILFHTDAVQAVGKIPFSLKEWGVDLLSIGAHKIDGPKGTGLLYVRKGVRLAPLMHGGGQERGLRPGTLNTVGIVGLGVALTLACQEVNTANERWTRLRNHLWNRIQSEIGGVTLNGHPEQRLPHNLNISFDRVEGQAVMLELNRYGIAISSGSACSAGKHAPSHVLSAMGRPPEEAYQSLRITLGRETRQEDADRLADCLKEVITYLRSLIPGE, encoded by the coding sequence ATGAACCCCCTCTACTTTGATCATGGAGCCACAACCCCTATTCGTTCGGAAGTACGATCAGCCATGGAGATCATCTGGAATGAAACCATTGGCAATCCCGGCAGCCTCCATGACGACGGCCAAAAAGCGGCGGACCGGGTGGAAGCGGCTCGCAGCCAAGCGGCTCAAGCCCTGGGGGCTTCGCCACGGGAGATTCTCTTTACGGGAGGCGGAACTGAATCCAACAATCTGGCCATCCTGGGAGCGGCCCGCCACCCGCGCAACAACGGACGTCATATCGTCACCACCGCCGTGGAGCACCCCTCCGTATTGCTCGCCTGCCGCGCTTTGGAAAAGGAGGGATTCCGCGTGACGGTTTTGCCGGTGGACCGGGATGGTTTGATCACCCCGCAGCAGGTGGAGCAGGCACTCACCCCCGATACGGTTCTGGTATCGGTAATGGCGGCCAATAACGAAGTGGGAACGATCCAGCCGATTGCTGCCATTGGAAAAATCTTGCGGGAACGAAACATTCTCTTCCATACCGATGCCGTGCAAGCAGTCGGAAAAATCCCCTTTTCCTTGAAGGAATGGGGTGTAGACCTTCTTTCGATCGGTGCCCATAAAATCGATGGACCCAAGGGGACCGGGCTCCTGTATGTGCGCAAAGGAGTGCGTCTGGCCCCGCTTATGCACGGCGGCGGGCAGGAGCGGGGACTTCGTCCCGGCACACTGAACACCGTCGGCATCGTTGGACTGGGTGTGGCGCTCACCTTGGCGTGTCAGGAAGTAAATACGGCAAATGAACGGTGGACACGCCTCCGCAACCACCTGTGGAACCGGATTCAATCGGAAATCGGGGGAGTGACGTTAAATGGTCACCCCGAACAGCGCTTGCCTCATAACCTGAATATCAGCTTTGACCGCGTGGAAGGTCAGGCGGTGATGCTGGAACTGAATCGATACGGCATCGCCATCTCCAGCGGATCCGCCTGCAGTGCCGGCAAACATGCCCCCTCCCATGTCCTATCCGCCATGGGGCGGCCGCCGGAAGAAGCGTACCAAAGCCTGCGAATCACCTTGGGCCGGGAAACCCGCCAGGAAGACGCGGATCGATTGGCCGATTGCTTAAAAGAAGTGATCACCTATCTTCGTTCATTGATACCAGGGGAATAA
- the nadB gene encoding L-aspartate oxidase: MNHADFIVVGSGIAGLLTAWELARQGEVAVLTKGRSDAGNTARAQGGIAAAIGEGDSAGLHSRDTIRAGAGLCAQEAVDILVQGGPEAIARLQRLGTPFDHGDAGWALTREGSHSVPRILHARGDATGAAIVDALLQRVSAHPRIQLLDHTTVLDLIIHKGICTGVQVLDQQGTLRVLPARAVVLATGGCGQVYRYTTNHPVVTGDGLAMAHRAGARLMDMEMVQFHPTALAVEQNPMVLVSEAVRGEGARLINDRGDAFMDRVHSWGDLAPRDVVSRAIDREMRKGSRVFLDARHLHSFSTRFPTIDRLCRSHGVDPAREPIPVVPAAHFLMGGVAADTDGQTSIPHLFAVGEVACTGVHGANRLASNSLLEGAVFARRTAVKAAKLPWGGHPVEASSEIPSMCEHEQVRASRKQALQRLMWEHAGIVRDHDLLLKGMKALTRLANETPSSDWECHNMICVSQLILKAALWRKESRGGHYRSDYPEAKAEWAKRRSSNQRGAASESVGIAAIGT, encoded by the coding sequence ATGAACCATGCCGACTTCATTGTGGTGGGATCGGGTATTGCCGGCCTGCTCACCGCATGGGAATTGGCCCGCCAGGGAGAGGTGGCGGTGCTGACCAAAGGACGGTCCGATGCCGGCAACACTGCCCGTGCTCAGGGAGGGATCGCAGCTGCCATCGGGGAGGGGGACAGTGCCGGACTGCATAGCCGGGACACGATTCGCGCCGGAGCCGGCCTCTGCGCCCAGGAAGCGGTTGACATCCTGGTCCAGGGGGGACCGGAAGCCATCGCCCGCCTGCAGCGGCTCGGCACCCCCTTTGATCATGGGGATGCCGGTTGGGCGTTGACACGGGAAGGATCCCACTCCGTTCCCCGTATCTTGCACGCTCGCGGCGACGCCACCGGTGCAGCGATCGTGGATGCCCTGTTGCAGCGAGTGTCCGCTCATCCGCGGATTCAGCTGCTGGATCATACGACCGTTCTGGACCTGATTATCCACAAAGGAATATGTACCGGTGTCCAAGTGCTGGATCAACAGGGAACGCTTCGGGTGTTACCGGCACGGGCTGTCGTGTTGGCCACAGGAGGTTGCGGACAAGTCTACCGCTACACCACCAATCATCCCGTGGTGACGGGAGACGGACTGGCGATGGCCCACCGTGCGGGGGCGCGTCTGATGGATATGGAAATGGTACAATTTCACCCGACGGCACTGGCAGTGGAACAAAATCCGATGGTCCTGGTGTCGGAAGCGGTTCGCGGGGAAGGAGCCCGTCTGATCAACGACCGGGGCGACGCATTTATGGACCGGGTTCACAGCTGGGGAGACCTGGCACCGAGAGACGTCGTTTCACGGGCGATCGATCGGGAAATGAGAAAGGGGAGTCGAGTGTTCCTGGATGCCCGGCACCTCCACAGCTTTTCCACCCGTTTCCCCACCATTGACCGGCTTTGCCGCTCTCATGGCGTGGATCCGGCCCGGGAGCCGATTCCGGTGGTCCCAGCGGCTCATTTTCTCATGGGAGGAGTAGCCGCTGACACCGATGGACAAACATCGATCCCGCACCTGTTTGCGGTAGGAGAGGTGGCCTGCACGGGGGTGCACGGTGCCAACCGGTTGGCCAGCAATTCGCTGTTGGAAGGGGCGGTTTTCGCCCGCCGAACAGCAGTGAAAGCCGCCAAACTGCCATGGGGGGGACATCCGGTGGAGGCGTCTTCCGAGATCCCTTCCATGTGCGAACATGAACAGGTACGGGCTTCCCGCAAACAGGCGCTTCAACGCCTCATGTGGGAGCATGCGGGGATTGTCCGCGATCACGATCTCCTCCTAAAGGGGATGAAGGCGCTTACGCGTCTGGCGAACGAGACGCCGTCCTCCGATTGGGAGTGTCACAATATGATTTGTGTTTCACAATTGATTTTAAAAGCCGCATTATGGCGGAAAGAGAGCCGGGGGGGCCATTATCGGTCTGATTACCCGGAAGCCAAAGCGGAATGGGCAAAGAGGCGGAGCAGCAACCAAAGGGGGGCCGCGAGTGAATCGGTTGGAATTGCAGCGATTGGTACGTGA
- the nadC gene encoding carboxylating nicotinate-nucleotide diphosphorylase: MNRLELQRLVREALNEDIGFGDWTTETLIPASHRSRGRLVAKGEGVVAGLEVAREVFFQWDPEVAFTPVVEDGCSVEPGTELVRLEGPSRSILTAERVALNLLQRLSGIATVTRRVVHSLEGLPCRVLDTRKTTPGLRMLEKYAVQAGGGTNHRFGLSHGVMIKDNHIVAAGGLREAVQRVRRRVGHMVQVEVEADTLDQVREALDLEVDALLLDNMDLPTLRQAVQLTKGRVWTEASGGISPQQARSVAETGVDAISLGWLTHSAPALDISLELIQEEA, from the coding sequence GTGAATCGGTTGGAATTGCAGCGATTGGTACGTGAGGCGTTGAACGAAGACATCGGATTTGGCGACTGGACGACGGAAACGCTCATCCCCGCGTCCCATCGGAGCCGGGGAAGGCTGGTGGCCAAGGGAGAAGGAGTGGTCGCCGGCCTGGAGGTGGCCCGGGAAGTGTTCTTCCAGTGGGATCCGGAAGTGGCCTTCACTCCGGTGGTGGAAGACGGCTGTTCGGTGGAACCGGGGACGGAGCTGGTCCGATTGGAAGGTCCCAGCCGCTCCATTCTGACAGCGGAACGGGTAGCACTCAATCTGCTTCAACGCCTATCGGGAATCGCCACGGTCACCCGGCGTGTGGTTCATTCCCTGGAGGGTCTTCCTTGCCGGGTGTTGGACACCCGCAAGACGACGCCGGGACTGCGCATGCTGGAAAAATACGCGGTCCAGGCCGGGGGAGGGACCAATCATCGATTTGGGCTCAGCCACGGGGTGATGATTAAGGACAACCACATCGTGGCTGCAGGAGGACTGCGGGAAGCGGTCCAACGGGTACGCCGCCGCGTCGGCCACATGGTTCAGGTAGAAGTGGAGGCGGACACGTTGGATCAGGTGCGGGAGGCGCTGGACCTGGAGGTGGACGCGCTGCTGCTGGACAACATGGATCTACCCACCTTGCGTCAAGCCGTTCAGTTGACAAAGGGAAGAGTATGGACGGAAGCTTCCGGCGGCATCTCTCCCCAACAGGCCCGATCCGTGGCGGAGACCGGGGTAGATGCGATCTCCCTGGGATGGCTCACCCACTCCGCACCAGCGTTGGACATCAGTTTGGAACTCATCCAAGAGGAGGCATAA
- the nadA gene encoding quinolinate synthase NadA — translation MSILSPVAESVLPEKYRNLPHAEYDTRIAAAKSRLGNDLVIMGHHYQRDDVIRFADFTGDSLELARIAQQQTHAKYIVFCGVHFMAESADILTGDDQAVILPDMKAGCSMADMADLAELEEAWEVMQAELGDTIVPVTYVNSTAAIKSFVGRHGGTTCTSTNAKGVLEWAFKQKKRILFLPDQHLGRNTAYAMGIPLEQMAVWNQVSGEWEEVKGPQADWRVLLWKGHCSVHTKFTVDQIDRVRERDPETKVIVHPECTFEVVQASDYDGSTSYIIRQIREAPAGSKWAIGTEVNLVQRLANEHPEQHIQLLSQTMCPCLTMNRIDRPHLLWALESLVEGNIINQVSVDPETTRWSKTALDRMLAIR, via the coding sequence ATGAGTATTCTTTCTCCTGTTGCCGAGTCGGTTTTACCGGAGAAGTACCGCAACCTTCCCCATGCGGAATACGATACGCGTATCGCCGCCGCCAAGTCCCGTCTGGGCAACGACTTGGTCATTATGGGGCATCACTACCAACGGGATGATGTCATCCGCTTTGCCGACTTTACCGGCGATTCCCTGGAGCTGGCCCGGATCGCCCAGCAGCAGACCCATGCGAAGTACATCGTATTCTGCGGGGTTCATTTTATGGCCGAGTCCGCCGATATCCTGACCGGCGACGATCAGGCGGTCATCCTGCCCGATATGAAAGCGGGTTGTTCCATGGCCGATATGGCGGATCTGGCCGAGTTGGAAGAAGCCTGGGAAGTGATGCAGGCGGAGCTAGGGGACACCATCGTTCCCGTCACCTACGTCAACTCCACGGCGGCCATTAAATCCTTTGTCGGCCGCCACGGCGGCACCACCTGTACGTCCACCAACGCCAAGGGCGTGCTGGAATGGGCCTTTAAGCAGAAAAAGCGCATCCTGTTCCTCCCCGACCAGCACTTGGGACGCAACACCGCCTACGCGATGGGCATCCCCCTGGAACAGATGGCGGTCTGGAACCAGGTGAGCGGAGAGTGGGAAGAAGTGAAAGGCCCCCAAGCCGACTGGCGCGTCCTGCTGTGGAAAGGACACTGCTCCGTCCACACCAAATTTACCGTCGACCAGATTGACCGCGTCCGTGAACGGGATCCGGAAACGAAAGTGATCGTCCACCCCGAATGCACCTTCGAAGTGGTGCAGGCTTCCGATTATGACGGTTCCACCAGCTACATCATCCGTCAAATCCGGGAAGCTCCTGCCGGCAGCAAATGGGCCATCGGCACCGAGGTAAACCTGGTGCAGCGCCTTGCGAACGAACACCCGGAACAGCACATTCAGCTGTTGAGCCAGACGATGTGCCCCTGCCTCACCATGAACCGGATCGACCGTCCCCATCTCCTATGGGCGCTGGAGAGCCTGGTGGAAGGAAACATCATCAACCAGGTCTCCGTCGATCCGGAGACCACTCGCTGGTCCAAAACCGCCCTGGACCGGATGCTGGCCATTCGTTAA